A single Pseudomonas sp. DC1.2 DNA region contains:
- a CDS encoding transporter substrate-binding domain-containing protein, translating into MRLALGALLLISLNVVAADAPLRFVMSDSWAMPMVQLERGRPTQGILYDIMLSLATQVGVPAEFHVLPRARVQNAMEHGEVDVRCYVSQSWLPNQSGDYIWSIPLFVQRDLLIGRHDFPVSMRLQNMPRQPIGTVLGYVYTSLQPLFDTGQLQREDARNQEQVLAKLLAGRYHFAVSNEWTLDWFNQSLMPERQLHAVAVLQEQKVGCYVRNDPKVPVQRILRTLLRMKMSGEIDEIVRLYIGGEPAADEMK; encoded by the coding sequence ATGCGGTTAGCCTTGGGGGCACTGCTGTTGATCAGCCTGAACGTCGTGGCCGCTGATGCTCCATTGCGCTTCGTGATGAGCGACAGTTGGGCAATGCCCATGGTGCAACTGGAGCGCGGCCGACCGACGCAAGGCATCCTTTACGACATCATGCTGAGCCTCGCGACCCAGGTCGGAGTGCCGGCAGAGTTTCATGTACTGCCTCGGGCCCGAGTGCAAAACGCGATGGAGCATGGCGAGGTCGATGTGCGCTGCTATGTATCTCAGTCCTGGCTGCCAAACCAGTCCGGGGATTACATCTGGAGCATCCCGCTGTTTGTTCAGCGAGACCTGCTGATCGGCCGGCACGACTTCCCCGTTTCGATGCGCCTGCAAAATATGCCGCGCCAGCCCATCGGCACCGTGCTCGGTTACGTCTACACCTCCCTGCAACCGCTGTTCGATACCGGCCAGTTGCAACGTGAAGACGCGCGCAACCAGGAACAAGTGCTCGCTAAACTCCTCGCAGGCCGCTATCACTTCGCCGTGAGCAACGAGTGGACCCTGGACTGGTTCAACCAGAGCCTGATGCCCGAGCGGCAACTGCACGCGGTGGCGGTACTTCAGGAACAGAAGGTCGGCTGCTACGTGCGCAACGATCCAAAAGTGCCGGTGCAACGCATTCTGCGCACGTTGCTGCGAATGAAAATGTCGGGCGAGATTGATGAAATCGTTCGGCTCTACATCGGCGGTGAACCCGCCGCTGACGAGATGAAGTAG
- a CDS encoding putative bifunctional diguanylate cyclase/phosphodiesterase, translated as MEEKYRRAVDAAAIFSETDLSGRITYVNDQFCAISGYSREELMGQNHRILNSGLHPADFFANLWRTIALGNVWKGEICNRAKDGSLYWVDSTMVPVLDDVTGRVQRYLSIRFDVSDKRQLLHSLQWRVGHDVLTGLPNRAFLSDLLDQALEFSRQETIPLAVCMLDLDGFKAVNDGYGHASGDLLLVEVASRLRSIVRGEDVVARLAGDEFVLVLRYVRDSSELRAALNRVLGAISAPYSLHGKAINVFASIGVTLFPHDNEDAETLLRHADQAMYVAKQRGRNRFHLFDVSRDQEVKATHQTVERVRQALGAGELCLHFQPKVNMRRGVVVGFEASLCWEHPQNGWVPSREFLPLVEETDLIIDIGEWVMDQVLSQLHRWQQAGQSWPVSINIAARHFQRADFVERLGDVLARHRQVAPQLLDLEIVESVASENIQHVSACLQACQALGVQFSLGDFGTGYSSLSYLKRLRTQTIKIDKTFVRDILHDRDDLALASAVIGLARAFGQQVVAEGLESVEHGELLLQLGCEVAQGYFIARPMPPDEVPGWVAGFVAPQQWQVLEPLE; from the coding sequence ATGGAAGAGAAATACCGCAGGGCCGTCGATGCTGCCGCCATTTTTTCAGAGACCGACCTGAGCGGCCGCATCACCTACGTCAATGATCAGTTTTGTGCCATCTCCGGCTACAGCCGTGAAGAGCTGATGGGGCAAAACCATCGCATCCTCAATTCCGGCCTGCACCCCGCTGATTTCTTCGCCAACCTGTGGCGCACCATTGCCTTGGGAAATGTCTGGAAAGGGGAAATTTGCAATCGGGCCAAGGACGGTAGCCTTTATTGGGTCGACAGCACCATGGTGCCGGTGCTTGATGACGTGACCGGGCGTGTGCAGCGCTATCTGTCTATTCGTTTTGACGTCAGTGATAAGCGGCAACTGCTGCATTCCCTGCAATGGCGGGTGGGGCACGATGTGCTGACTGGCCTTCCTAATCGCGCGTTTCTTTCGGACCTGCTGGATCAGGCGCTGGAGTTTTCCCGGCAAGAAACCATCCCGCTGGCGGTCTGCATGCTGGATCTCGACGGCTTTAAAGCGGTCAACGACGGTTATGGTCATGCCAGTGGCGATCTGTTGTTGGTGGAAGTGGCCAGCCGGTTGCGCAGCATTGTGCGTGGCGAAGATGTGGTGGCTCGGCTGGCCGGGGACGAGTTCGTACTGGTGCTGCGTTATGTGCGTGATTCATCTGAATTGCGTGCCGCTCTGAATCGGGTGCTGGGTGCTATTTCGGCGCCGTATTCGCTGCATGGTAAAGCGATCAATGTGTTTGCCAGCATTGGCGTCACCTTGTTTCCCCACGACAACGAAGATGCCGAAACCTTGCTGCGCCACGCCGATCAAGCCATGTACGTGGCCAAGCAGCGTGGGCGCAATCGCTTTCATTTATTTGATGTCTCCAGGGATCAGGAGGTCAAGGCCACGCATCAGACGGTCGAACGCGTGCGTCAGGCCTTGGGCGCCGGTGAGTTGTGTCTACATTTTCAACCCAAGGTGAACATGCGCCGTGGCGTGGTGGTCGGTTTCGAGGCGTCATTGTGCTGGGAGCATCCACAAAATGGTTGGGTGCCGTCACGCGAATTTCTGCCGCTGGTGGAGGAAACCGATCTGATCATCGACATCGGTGAGTGGGTGATGGATCAGGTCTTGTCGCAATTGCATCGCTGGCAGCAGGCGGGGCAGAGTTGGCCGGTCAGCATCAACATTGCGGCGCGGCATTTTCAGCGAGCGGACTTTGTCGAGCGGCTCGGAGATGTCCTGGCGCGGCATAGGCAGGTCGCTCCGCAACTGCTCGATCTGGAAATCGTTGAGTCGGTAGCGAGCGAGAATATTCAGCATGTCAGTGCCTGTTTGCAGGCTTGTCAGGCGCTTGGTGTGCAGTTTTCCTTAGGGGATTTTGGAACCGGTTATTCGTCTCTCAGCTACCTCAAGCGCCTGCGCACGCAAACCATCAAGATCGATAAAACGTTCGTGCGTGACATTCTTCATGACCGTGACGATCTGGCTCTCGCCTCGGCGGTGATTGGTTTGGCTCGGGCGTTTGGCCAGCAGGTGGTCGCTGAAGGGCTGGAGAGTGTCGAGCATGGTGAGTTGCTGTTGCAGCTCGGTTGCGAGGTCGCGCAAGGCTATTTCATTGCCCGGCCTATGCCGCCCGACGAAGTGCCGGGCTGGGTCGCAGGTTTTGTCGCGCCCCAACAATGGCAAGTGCTGGAGCCACTGGAATGA